The genomic interval ACTATCGGGGCCAGGCGGTGGTGACGCTCCGCCAGATCGATCGTCACAATGGCGCCGCCAAAGGCACCGCGTTCCGTGCCTTCAAGCACGCGGACATTCCCCTTGTAGAGGGCCGGGATTTCTTCGTGGTTCCGCTGGATCGTCCCTCTGATCCAGCGACCGAGTCGTTGCTGCTGCGAGCCCGACAGACAAACGCGGTCTACTCAAGCAGCCGGGCGCTGATCCTGCTGACGCGGCATGCCTATGCGCGGCTCGCTGCCGCTGCTAATCTTTCGCCATTATGATTACCCTGCTTGAATGGCTGCGGCCCTGGGAGCCTTCGCTGCCGGTGTTCCTGGCGTGCGTGCTCGCGGCGGGCCTGTATGTCGTTGGCATGATGCGCGGCGCCAAACCGGGGTTCTGGCCGGCGCTGTCGTATTTTCTGGGCATTGGCCTGATTTATGTGGTCACGCAGACCCATTACGACTATTACTCCCAGTATCTATTTGCCGCCCATCGGCTCCAGCATCTCATTCTGCATCACCTTGGTCCCTTCCTGATTGCCCTTGCCATGCCCACCGCGGTGCTGGCCGCGGCGCTGCCGGCAAGCTGGCGAACGCTGCCCCAAGGGGTCATGGCGCCGTTTTTCGGGGTTCTGGGATCGATTTACCGGGTGCTGCAGCAGCCGTTCATCGCCGGCTTCCTGTTTGTCGGGCTGGTGTACTTCTGGCTGACGCCGGATATCCATTTCGACGCCATGCTCAGCCTGGATCTGTACTGGTTCATGAACTGGACCATGGCGGTGGACGGGCTGCTGTTCTGGTGGCTGATCTTCGAGCGGGGCGGCAAGGGGATCACGCCCCGTCTGTCCCCCGGCCGGCGCATTATGGTGCTGGCAGCGATCATGCCGCCACAGATCGTACTGGGGGCCTACATCACGTTCAGTGGCCAGAATCTGTTCGAGATTTACGACGTCTGCGGCCGGGCCTTCCCCATCGACCCCATGCTGGATCAGCAGATTGGCGGGCTGATTACCTGGATACCGGCGGCCATGATGAGTGTCATCGCGGCGGTGATTGTCCTCGCCTTCCGGCTTGATCAGGAGGAGCGGGCCGAGGACAGCCGCACCGAAACGACCCTGGAGAGAGCCTGATGACTGTTCTGATGCGTCTTCTGCCGGTGCTGGTGCTGAGTCTGCTGCTGGTGGGCTGCGGGGGGCGTGGCTACGAAACCAAGGGCATCGAGGGCCTGTTGCCGGACCTGCAGTTCCGCCTGCTGAGTGAGACCGGCCAGGAAATTACCGAAGCGGACATGGCCGGTGCCCCCACGGTGGTGTTCTTCGGCTTTACCAACTGCCCCGACGTCTGCCCCACCGCCATGGCCCGCATCGCCGCCGCCACCGAAGCCGCCGGTGAGGGGTTGGAGTCGGACCTGCGGGTGTTGTTCGTGTCCGTGGATCCCGGCCGGGATACCCCGGCGCGGCTGGCCCATTACACCGGATTCTTCAGTGAACGGGTCACCGGTGCCACCGCCGACTACGACACGCTGCGGGCCATGACCCGTCGGTACCGGGCGACTTTCGGCTACGACCAGCCGAATGAATTCGGTGATTACAACGTCTCCCACTCCAGCGCCATGTACGTCTTCGACGCCGAGGGGCGGGCTCGCGCCCTGTTCCGCCCCAGTGACAGCGTCTCGGCCATGACAGCGGATCTGCGCCGCATCGCCCAGGGTTGAGTCGGCACCTGGCAGGCACCGACTCCAGGACCCGTCAGTCGAACAGATCCTTGTCGGTGACGGCGCCGTGGGAAGCGGAGCTCACCAGCTTGGCGAACTTGCCCAGCACCCCACGCCGATAATTGGGCGGGCGGGGCTGCCACTGCCGGCGTCGCTCTGCCAGGGTGTCATCACTGACCTTGACCTCCAGCAGGTTCTGATCGGCGTCGATGACCACCGTATCGCCTTCTTCCACCAGGGCGATGTTGCCCCCCACGGCGGCTTCCGGGGCCACATGGCCCACCACCATGCCGTAGGTCCCGCCAGAGAAGCGGCCGTCAGTGATCAACCCCACGGCATCGCCCAGGCCCCGACCGATGATGGCCGAGGTGGGTGCGAGCATTTCGCGCATGCCCGGGCCGCCCTTGGGTCCCTCGTAGCGGATGATGAGCACGTCGCCCGCCTGAATCTGGTCGTCCAGGATCGCCTCCATGGCGAGTTCCTCGGAATCGAACACCCGGGCCGGTCCTTCGATGCGGCGATGCTTGATGCCGCTGACCTTGGCCACCCCACCTTCCTCGGCCAGGTTGCCCCGGAGGATGGCCAGGTGGCCCTCCGGGTACATGGGGTTGTCGAAATCCCGAATGATGTCCTGGTCTGCTGATGGCTGCGCGGGCACATCCGCCAGCAGCGCCTCAATGGTCTGACCGGTGATGGTCATGCAGTCACCGTGCAGCAGGCCTTTCTCCAGCAGCATCTTCATGACCTGCGGAGTGCCGCCCACTTCGTGGAATTCACTGGTGACATAACGGCCCGAGGGCTTGAGGTCACAGAGCACCGGGACACGGCCCCGGATCCGCTCGATGTCGTCGATGGAAAAATCCAGTTCGCAGGCGTTGGCGATGGCCAGGATGTGTAGCACCGCATTGGTCGAGCCCCCCAGGGCCATGACCACGCTGACGGCGTTCTCAAGGGCCTGGCGGGTCATGATGTCCCGGGGCAGGCGCTGGTGACGGATGGCCTCCACCAGCACTTCGGCGGACCGCGCCGCCACGGTATGAGCCTCATCATCGATGGCGGACACGGTGCTGGAGCCCATCAGGCTCATCCCCATGGCCTCGAAGGCGCTGGACATGGTGTTGGCGGTGTACATGCCACCACAGGAGCCGGCTCCCGGGCAGGCGTTCTTCTCGACGCCTTTCAGGTCTTCCTCGGAGAGCTTGCCGGCGGCCGCCTGGCCCACCGCCTCGAAGGCGCTGACGATGGTGAGGTCC from Spiribacter sp. 2438 carries:
- a CDS encoding cytochrome c oxidase assembly protein encodes the protein MITLLEWLRPWEPSLPVFLACVLAAGLYVVGMMRGAKPGFWPALSYFLGIGLIYVVTQTHYDYYSQYLFAAHRLQHLILHHLGPFLIALAMPTAVLAAALPASWRTLPQGVMAPFFGVLGSIYRVLQQPFIAGFLFVGLVYFWLTPDIHFDAMLSLDLYWFMNWTMAVDGLLFWWLIFERGGKGITPRLSPGRRIMVLAAIMPPQIVLGAYITFSGQNLFEIYDVCGRAFPIDPMLDQQIGGLITWIPAAMMSVIAAVIVLAFRLDQEERAEDSRTETTLERA
- the ilvD gene encoding dihydroxy-acid dehydratase, yielding MADNRRSRATTEGLARTPNRAMLRAAGFGDEDFDKPIVGVGNAHSTITPCNLGIGAQAERASEALRAAGAMPVSFGTITISDGISMGTEGMKYSLVSREVIADSIETVCNGQSLDGVLATGGCDKNMPGAMIGIARLNIPAIFVYGGTIKPGRYKGQDLTIVSAFEAVGQAAAGKLSEEDLKGVEKNACPGAGSCGGMYTANTMSSAFEAMGMSLMGSSTVSAIDDEAHTVAARSAEVLVEAIRHQRLPRDIMTRQALENAVSVVMALGGSTNAVLHILAIANACELDFSIDDIERIRGRVPVLCDLKPSGRYVTSEFHEVGGTPQVMKMLLEKGLLHGDCMTITGQTIEALLADVPAQPSADQDIIRDFDNPMYPEGHLAILRGNLAEEGGVAKVSGIKHRRIEGPARVFDSEELAMEAILDDQIQAGDVLIIRYEGPKGGPGMREMLAPTSAIIGRGLGDAVGLITDGRFSGGTYGMVVGHVAPEAAVGGNIALVEEGDTVVIDADQNLLEVKVSDDTLAERRRQWQPRPPNYRRGVLGKFAKLVSSASHGAVTDKDLFD
- a CDS encoding SCO family protein, producing the protein MTVLMRLLPVLVLSLLLVGCGGRGYETKGIEGLLPDLQFRLLSETGQEITEADMAGAPTVVFFGFTNCPDVCPTAMARIAAATEAAGEGLESDLRVLFVSVDPGRDTPARLAHYTGFFSERVTGATADYDTLRAMTRRYRATFGYDQPNEFGDYNVSHSSAMYVFDAEGRARALFRPSDSVSAMTADLRRIAQG